TTGAGGGTCCTTTTTCAAGAACATACGTATTTGAGCATGGTGGTATATTTCGTTGTTTTGCTTCTTCGGAAGGCTAGAAACTGTTTGATATCCCACTGCTCTTCGTGGAGCATATTTATACCCGAATGTCTGCTCAGCTCTGACTCATGATCGCACGCATTCAGTTCATTTAAATGCTGTGACAGTCTCCCgttaccatttaccatttaccatttaccatttgcACTTTGCCGTAGTTTATGTGATTTCCCACTGCCGAGTGCAGAATGTGGAATAACTCTTGGTGGCCACTGAATGCGATGGCCTGAGGTCACAGACGCAGTCCCGATTCGGCGTATAAATAGTGGTGTGGAATGTGTTGAACGGCATCAGACAAGTTCAAGTTTTCGATCCGAAAGCACCAGATCAATAATCAAAATGTTCAAATCCGTAAGTTTGGAAACTTAACTTGCTGCCTTGTTTACTAATTGTATTCTATTCACAGACTGTTGTGTTCCTGGCCATCGTTGCCTGCGCATCTGCCAAGCCTGGACTCCTGGGTGCTCCTTTGGCCTACACTGCTCCCCTGGCTTACTCTGCTCCCCTGGCTTAcactgctcctgctgccgtggtagcagctcctgctccagttGTGACCGCCACCAGTAGCCAGGTTATCGCCAGGAACTACAATGGCATCGCCGCTGCTCCGGTGATTGCTCCCGTGGTGGCCAAGTACGCGGCTGCTCCTCTGGCTGCTCCCTTGGCCTACTCCTCGCCTTTGGCCTACTCCACACCTCTGAGCTAcgccgctgctcctgctccacttctcatttaaatttcaaagcTGTGATCACCTATTACAACGATAATAAATTGAGATATATCTagatattattaaatatgatatttttttttaatacgcaacgaattaatatttattgcaaaaaGAAATTGGCAATGACAATGGCTTGAAGTttgttaaacatttataaCCAATTTACTTACATTTTCAtgttcattttaaaattcatgGGCTATCAGATACCTCTTACTTAGCTAGCGGAGGTGTAATGAAGAATAAGAAATGCAAGTAGCGAAGCGACATTTTACAGAAATGCACTATAGCGCCACCTAACGACggcaatatttattaattacaaaCCTTTATTGTCTTTGACTGTGGTTGCTAAATTAATTAGTTGGTAAATTCTAAAGTAATGGAGTTCTTTCGCTAGCTTATGCATGCTGTCTTCAATGAGACAATACGGTCCCTACTATGTTTATACaactcccacaaaccgcccaaaactgtcaggccttttgataaatgttttgatattttttatacacgttactcgtagagtaaaagggtataataaattcgttgaaaagtatgtaacaggcagaaggaagcttttccgaccatataaagtatatatattcttcatcaggatcaatagccgagtcgatctggccatctCCGTCTGTCCGAATGAACGTCGATATCTCAATAAACTATAAAGGCTAGGAAGTTCAGATTCAGCATACACTGACTCCAGcgacatagaagcagcgcaagtttatcgattcatgttgccacgcccactctaacacccaaagctgccacgcccacacttatgaaaaatgtttagatattttttcatttttttattagtcttgtaaatttctatcgatctgctaaaaaactttttgccacgcccactctaacgcccacaaaccgccaaaaactttcagtgttgaagactctccttcgcacttccactagctgagtaacgggtatcagatagtcgaaGAACgcgactatagcgttctctcttgttttttattagcttcgtaaatttctatcgatttgccacgCCGAAAAACctccaaattttttttttttttatttttattttttttacctaTATTTgagaaaattttaaaatttctagTTCACACTTCCACTAACGGGTATCTGTTAGTCTCGACTATTGCATTCTCGCTAGTTATTATGTGCGAAAGCGATTCCTTTAACGTTTTATGTTCTACTTAACCAATCTCGATACGTCCCTGTTACTCTTTGAATAACGTTTTATTAAAACGGaatgcatataaaataatacagAAGAGAGTGCTATAAatcaaaacattcaaaaacATAGCAGTGATAGTTTTGGTCGTGGCAAAATGTTTCTGGCATATCGATGGAAATGTGTAAGACAAGTGATAATAAAATGTCTAGCTTTAATAGTTTccgagatctcgacgttcatgcCGACGGAAAGACAGACGAACAAACGGAAAAGTCTAGATCGACTTGCAGATGATCTTGATCATGAATATTCGGAATGAAAGTTCCGCATCGTTTCCCTCTACCAGTTACGAACTTCCTAACGAGTCTAGTACGCTATCTTTTATTCTGCGAGCAACCTGTGTTAAGCAAATCTATAGATCCAAAGCTTTTTCAGTAATTTTCTGTGGTCGTAAGTATCGATTTAACagttcatttttattatatttatcgTGTTAGATGATCACAGTTTAGTAATTTAGATGAGAACTGGTGCAGGAGCAGCGGCGTAGCTCAGAGGTGCGGAGTAGGCCAAAGGCGAGGAGTAGGCCAAGGGAGCAGCCAGAGGAGCAGCCGCGTACTTGGCCACCACGGGAGCAATCACCGGAGCAGCGGCGATGCCATTGTAGTTCCTGGCGATAACCTGGCTACTGGTGGCGGTCACaactggagcaggagctgctaccacggcagcaggagcagtgTAAGCCAGGGGAGCAGAGTAAGCCAGGGGAGCAGTGTAGGCCAAAGGAGCACCCAGGAGTCCAGGCTTGGCAGATGCGCAGGCAACGATGGCCAGGAACACAACAGTCTGTGAATAGAATACAATTAGTAAACAAGGCAGCAAGTTAAGTTTCCAAACTTACGGATTTGAACATTTTGATTATTGATCTGGTGCTTTCGGATCGAAAACTTGAACTTGTCTGATGCCGTTCAACACATTCCACACCACTATTTATACGCCGAATCGGGACTGCGTCTGTGACCTCAGGCCATCGCATTCAGTGGCCACCAAGAGTTATTCCACATTCTGCACTCGGCAGTGGGAAATCACATAAACTACGGCAAAGTgcaaatggtaaatggtaaatggtaaatggtaacGGGAGACTGTCACAGCATTTAAATGAACTGAATGCGTGCGATCATGAGTCAGAGCTGAGCAGACATTCGGGTATAAATATGCTCCACGAAGAGCAGTGGGATATCAAACAGTTTCTAGCCTTCCGAAGAAGCAAAACAACGAAATATACCACCATGCTCAAATACGTATGTTCTTGAAAAAGGACCCTCAAAGGATTAAACTAATCAACCTGATTTGTTCACAGGCCGTCGTCGTCCTCGCACTCGTGGCCTGTGCTGCTGCCAAGCCTGGACTTCTGGGTGCTCCCCTGGCCTACTCTGCTCCCCTGGCCTACTCTGCTCCCCTGGCTTAcactgctcctgctgccgtGGTAGCTGCTCCCGCTCCAGTTGTGACTGCCACCAGCAGCCAGGTGATCGCCAGGAACTTCAATGGAATCGCCGCCGCTCCTGTGATTGCTCCCGTGGCTGCTCCAGTAGTGGCCAAGTAcgctgctgctcctctggCAGCTCCGTTGGCTGCTCCTCTGGCCTATTCTTCTCCGTTGACCTATTCTGCTCCTCTAGCATACAACGGTCTCCCCCTTGCACATGTTCTAGTATAAGGAAAATTAAAGAAGTGATGTATACATCTTCAGTTCCTAAATTTTAGCTTTCATAAGAAAATACTGTCAATAAAACAAACTTGTTGTATTATTTGAAAATCTTGTCGATTTATGAATAAAACTATAGAATCGATTAGTTAACGAAATGCAATACCGAACAAAACTAGGAGCTTCTTGAGTATCCTAtgtgtttaataaaaatgggTCAGATACTTTTATAgactaaaataaatttgatcaTTGAGAGCcattaaaacaaaatggaGTTCAAGTACTTAGAATTGCTACACATTACATATTCGTATGTTGGGCTCGGCAACCAGTCATAGCTAAATGCTATATACGAAGATACTAGTTTGTTGTGAATACAGAGGGTCTAATAGTTAACAGAATTTTCTTGGACATAACGGAACCTTTTtataaccgttactcgtagagtaaaaggttaTGTTTGATTCGTTGAAAACTATGTAACAGAAGAAGGAAACGTTTCCGAccctataaaatatatttatattcttgatcaagatcACTAGCTGAGTAGATCTGCCTTCCGTCTGTTCGTCGTTCTGTCTCTCTTAACCCTCTACTGCATGAGCATAGAAATattgaagaaaaacatttttttatgtaaatattgttttatttagttgaaaataacataaatttggaaaatttttttttttggggccatAGTTTGGAGGACAAAACatgagagaacgctatagtcgagttccccgagtatctgatacccgttactcagctagtggaagtgcgaaggagagtcttcaacactgacagtttttggcggtttgagggcgttagagtgggcgtgacaaaaagttttttgggaaatttataaaaatttacaagactaatacaaaaatgaaaaaatatcaaaacatttttcaaaagtgtgggcgtggcagctttgggcggtttgagggcgttagagtgggcgtggcaaaaagtttttttgcaaatcgatagaaatttacaagaccaacacaaaaatgaaaaaatatcaaaacattttttaaaagtgtgatcgtggcagctttgggtggtttgtgggtgttagagtgggcgtggcaacatgaatcgacaaacttgcgctgcgtctatgtctctggagtctgtatgcttaatctcaactttctagcttttgtagttcctgtgatctcgacgttcatacggacggacagacggacggacagaccgacatggccagatcgactcggctattgatcctgatcaagaatatatatactttatatagtcggaaacgctttcttctgcccgttacatacttttcaacgaatctagtatacccttttactctacgagtaacgggtataaatacgaAGCCATATATGGCTTCCTATGCATTCACCTGCCTTGCACAGGTGCTGAGTTATGTAAAGCTTGAAGTCGAACAGTGGCATATATTGATCTGACTTACGACGGTATAAAATCCACGAATTAACTACGCACATATCAATCAtgtggaaaaatatatttttataccaaTTTCTTGAACGCAATTGAATTCTATAAAGTCCCAGTAAAGAATCAAGTAAATCAACGCCACCCATATGGTGATTGTAAACATCAACTGCCTTAGGAGACTCGATTTCTATATACTTTTGTCTTTCTTACTGTATCGCTTTTTTGTTGAAACAGAATTGCTTCCCACATAAGTGGAAAGAATGTTGCTGCATATACAGCCATATATGGCGTCAGCAGTTTCTTGCAAAAAATAGTACTTATAATGCTTACCGAATAGtcaaattatattaattattcaaGAAAACTTTATATtcttttcgaaaaaaaatagtttcaaTCGCTAATGGTGTTTTTTAATAgagtaaattaattttcaaatacagCAATATTCAGTTTCGTTCGTCTGCTTGAGGTGCTTGCACAAAACTGATTAAAACGCGAGAGAAGGCAACATGAAAAAGTTCTGCACATCGATTTCCAACTGAAAATAGAGCAAAGAAGAATAACTGTTAGCAATGAATGAGCGTATGTACCGTTTTatcgccaaaaaaaaattattgaaagTGAGAAACCATATATGGCTCTGTATGCGGTACAGGGTtaaacgcccacaaaccgtcaaTAACTAACACGcaaatattgtatatatattcttgatcaggatcaatagccgagtcgatctggccatgtccgtctgtccgtatgaacgtcgagatctcaagaactataaaagctaggAAGCTCAGATTTAGCATCCAGACTCCAGTGACATAGACGCAGCTCGATTTAATCGATTCATGTtcccatgcccacactttttaaaaatctttttatattttttcacatttttgttagttttccaaaaatatttttgtcacacccactctaacgcttaCAAGCCGCTAAAAACTGTCATTGCTTAAAttttctcgttcgcacttccactagctgagtaacgggtatcagatagtcggggaacgCGTTCTCTGGCTTGGTATAGACTTTTACTCTACTATTAAGGAGTATACAAACCTATTGCATACCGAATAAGAACTCTTTATGATTAAAAGCAACGAAACTGTTATTTATTATCCAATATTCTCAAATActtttgcattatatataatatccatattatattatatagaaATCCACATTATATAAAAATCGATATAATTGGGAGACTAGACTGCATAAAAACGGAtggacggacaggcggaccTTGAAACTGACGTTGATactgattaagaatatatttacttcATATGGCCGCAAATGTCTCCTTTTTTGCGTGAGAGCTTCCGGTTAAAATCAATATACCCTCTTTAAGGGTGTaagaacaagagagaacgctataattAAGTTCCTCGTGATAAAAAGagatttaaattaatattgaaatgTTCATTAAAATTGTCGAGAAAACtagtaaaattaaaagaaatagAAACGTTTatcaaaattgtttgtttggtgTTTGGGTTTCCTAagcgttagagtggtcgtgataattttctaaaaaaaaaacttgcactgcgtctaATTCTCTTCAATCTGCATGGTTAATTTTAACTTCCTAGCTTTAATCGACGTCCATACCAACAAACGGACAAAAAGACCCAAGTCCAATATATATTCTAATATGTTTCTGATCTACCCTCTAGACATTATTCCTTGGTACTTTCTCTCTTACTCGTGGTATGTTACAGTATAGAAATGGAATTTATTTCATGTAGAACATATCTTTTACCTTACATGCtttcaaacatttattttttacttcATTAAAGACTAGGCACATTTTGAAAATAGGCAACCCAACGCTGTCAGTCAATTCCAGCAAGTGCCAAGTCAGTGGCTCCTATAGGTCAAAGGTCAGTTTTGACCTTGACATAATTGCCAAGGTCTTTGCtcaaagccgaaaaaaaataaacccaTAATACAAATCAATTTCGCACAATTTAATGTAACAAACACTGGACGGCAGCAACTGCCATTGAGctgataataatttttatgacCATTACGTGACCTGCATTCGAAACTTTCAAATGTCCCATCAGCAGGTTGCGGATTTCGGCGGTCTTAGTATGCCAGAGGTAAATCCAATTAGCGGAGCCGAATAAAATGGTAGAAATTGGAgttcgtttaatttttttttattacttttgaAGATTTTAAAGAAGAACAGGAGCTGATGCAACCGCACTGTACGCTAAGGGAGAGGTGTAAGCCAAGGGTGAAGAGTAGGCCAAAGGAGCAGCCAACGGAGCTGccagaggagcagcagcgTACTTGGCCACTACTGGAGCAGCCACGGGAGCAATCACAGGAGCGGCGGCGATTCCATTGAAGTTCCTGGCGATCACCTGGCTGCTGGTGGCAGTCACAACTGGAGCGGGAGCAGCTACCacggcagcaggagcagtgTAAGCCAGGGGAGCAGAGTATGTCAGAGGAGCAGAGTAGGCCAGGGGAGCACCCAGAAGTCCAGGCTTGGCAGCAGCACAGGCAACGAGTGCGAGGACGACGACGGCCTGTGAACAAATCAGGTTGATTAGTTTAATCCTTTGAGGGTCCTTTTTCAAGAACATACGTATTTGAGCATGGTGGTATATTTCGTTGTTTTGCTTCTTCGGAAGGCTAGAAACTGTTTGATATCCCACTGCTCTTCGTGGAGCATATTTATACCCGAATGTCTGCTCAGCTCTGACTCATGATCGCACGCATTCAGTTCATTTAAATGCTGTGACAGTCTCCCgttaccatttaccatttaccatttaccatttgcACTTTGCCGTAGTTTATGTGATTTCCCACTGCCGAGTGCAGAATGTGGAATAACTCTTGGTGGCCACTGAATGCGATGGCCTGAGGTCACAGACGCAGTCCCGATTCGGCGTATAAATAGTGGTGTGGAATGTGTTGAACGGCATCAGACAAGTTCAAGTTTTCGATCCGAAAGCACCAGATCAATAATCAAAATGTTCAAATCCGTAAGTTTGGAAACTTAACTTGCTGCCTTGTTTACTAATTGTATTCTATTCACAGACTGTTGTGTTCCTGGCCATCGTTGCCTGCGCATCTGCCAAGCCTGGACTCCTGGGTGCTCCTTTGGCCTACACTGCGCCCCTGGCTTACTCTGCTCCCCTGGCTTAcactgctcctgctgccgtggtagcagctcctgctccagttGTGACCGCCACCAGTAGCCAGGTTATCGCCAGGAACTACAAT
This portion of the Drosophila santomea strain STO CAGO 1482 chromosome 3L, Prin_Dsan_1.1, whole genome shotgun sequence genome encodes:
- the LOC120447591 gene encoding cuticle protein 67-like produces the protein MRWPEVTDAVPIRRINSGVECVERHQTSSSFRSESTRSIIKMFKSTVVFLAIVACASAKPGLLGAPLAYTAPLAYSAPLAYTAPAAVVAAPAPVVTATSSQVIARNYNGIAAAPVIAPVVAKYAAAPLAAPLAYSSPLAYSTPLSYAAAPAPLLI
- the LOC120447590 gene encoding cuticle protein 38-like, whose amino-acid sequence is MRWPEVTDAVPIRRINSGVECVERHQTSSSFRSESTRSIIKMFKSTVVFLAIVACASAKPGLLGAPLAYTAPLAYSAPLAYTAPAAVVAAPAPVVTATSSQVIARNYNGIAAAPVIAPVVAKYAAAPLAAPLAYSSPLAYSAPLSYAAAPAPVLI
- the LOC120447586 gene encoding cuticle protein 38-like, translated to MVNGNGRLSQHLNELNACDHESELSRHSGINMLHEEQWDIKQFLAFRRSKTTKYTTMLKYAVVVLALVACAAAKPGLLGAPLAYSAPLAYSAPLAYTAPAAVVAAPAPVVTATSSQVIARNFNGIAAAPVIAPVAAPVVAKYAAAPLAAPLAAPLAYSSPLTYSAPLAYNGLPLAHVLV
- the LOC120447585 gene encoding cuticle protein 38-like is translated as MVNGNGRLSQHLNELNACDHESELSRHSGINMLHEEQWDIKQFLAFRRSKTTKYTTMLKYAVVVLALVACAAAKPGLLGAPLAYSAPLTYSAPLAYTAPAAVVAAPAPVVTATSSQVIARNFNGIAAAPVIAPVAAPVVAKYAAAPLAAPLAAPLAYSSPLAYTSPLAYSAVASAPVLL
- the LOC120447589 gene encoding cuticle protein 38-like, whose translation is MRWPEVTDAVPIRRINSGVECVERHQTSSSFRSESTRSIIKMFKSTVVFLAIVACASAKPGLLGAPLAYTAPLAYSAPLAYTAPAAVVAAPAPVVTATSSQVIARNYNGIAAAPVIAPVVAKYAAAPLAAPLAYSSPLAYSAPLSYAAAPAPVLI